The proteins below are encoded in one region of Qipengyuania sp. HL-TH1:
- the ald gene encoding alanine dehydrogenase, which translates to MRIGSPKEIKNHEYRVGLTPESAKELVMQGHEVWIETQAGAGIDANDDQYVAAGAKIVDGPDPIFAECEMVVKVKEPQSVERKKLREGQILYTYLHLAPDADQTKELLDSGVTAIAYETVTGPRGQLPLLKPMSQVAGRMSVQAGATALEKAHGGRGVLLGGVPGVMPGKVVVIGGGVVGFNAAQMAVGLGADVTILDRDPEVLEKVGTHFEARASTRFSNAANLYDAVTNADLVIGAVLIPGAASPKLVTREMLKDMHKGAVLVDVAIDQGGCFETSRATTHAEPTYVIDDVVHYCVANMPGAVARTSTYALNNVTLPHALRIARMGWKDALAADPHLAEGLNVHRGEVTYEAVATELGYDYRPAAELLR; encoded by the coding sequence ATGCGCATCGGCAGCCCCAAGGAAATCAAGAACCACGAATACCGCGTCGGCCTGACGCCCGAGAGCGCGAAAGAGCTCGTCATGCAGGGCCACGAGGTGTGGATCGAGACCCAGGCGGGTGCCGGCATCGACGCCAATGACGACCAATATGTCGCTGCCGGGGCGAAAATCGTCGACGGTCCCGATCCGATCTTCGCCGAATGCGAAATGGTGGTGAAGGTCAAGGAACCGCAGTCGGTCGAGCGCAAGAAGCTGCGCGAGGGCCAGATCCTCTACACTTACCTGCACCTGGCACCCGACGCGGACCAGACGAAGGAACTGCTCGACAGCGGCGTCACCGCGATCGCCTATGAGACGGTGACCGGTCCGCGCGGCCAGCTGCCGCTGCTCAAGCCGATGAGCCAGGTGGCCGGCCGGATGAGCGTGCAGGCGGGCGCCACCGCGCTCGAGAAGGCGCATGGCGGACGCGGTGTGCTGCTTGGCGGTGTCCCGGGCGTGATGCCCGGCAAGGTCGTGGTGATCGGCGGCGGCGTGGTCGGCTTCAATGCCGCGCAGATGGCGGTCGGCCTCGGGGCCGACGTGACCATTCTCGATCGCGATCCCGAAGTGCTCGAAAAGGTGGGCACGCATTTCGAGGCGCGCGCCAGCACGCGCTTCTCCAACGCCGCCAATCTCTACGACGCAGTGACCAATGCCGATCTGGTAATCGGCGCCGTTCTGATCCCCGGGGCCGCATCACCCAAGCTGGTAACGCGCGAGATGCTCAAGGACATGCACAAGGGTGCGGTGCTGGTCGATGTCGCGATCGACCAGGGCGGCTGTTTCGAAACCAGCCGCGCGACCACGCATGCCGAACCGACCTATGTCATCGACGATGTCGTCCATTATTGCGTTGCCAACATGCCCGGCGCGGTGGCGCGCACGAGCACCTATGCGCTCAACAATGTGACGTTGCCGCATGCGCTGCGCATCGCGCGGATGGGCTGGAAGGATGCGCTCGCCGCCGATCCGCATCTCGCCGAAGGGCTCAACGTCCACCGCGGCGAAGTGACCTATGAAGCGGTCGCCACCGAACTCGGCTACGACTATCGTCCGGCGGCGGAACTGCTCCGCTAG
- a CDS encoding acyl-CoA thioesterase produces MIPSFTRSFTAEARHIDEMGHVNNAVWVQWIQDMATAHWDAAARPEDREKFVWLVVRHEIDYRGNIDLGQSVEGTTWIEGGARGAKSLRRVDFRDSAGRVIVSAATTWAMLDRTSGRPARVRPEVIAPFL; encoded by the coding sequence GTGATACCCAGCTTCACCCGCAGCTTCACCGCGGAGGCGCGCCACATCGACGAGATGGGGCACGTCAACAATGCGGTGTGGGTGCAGTGGATACAGGACATGGCGACCGCGCATTGGGACGCCGCGGCGCGGCCCGAGGACCGCGAGAAATTTGTCTGGCTCGTGGTCCGCCACGAGATCGACTACCGCGGCAATATCGACCTGGGGCAGAGCGTCGAAGGCACGACCTGGATCGAAGGCGGGGCACGCGGCGCCAAGTCGCTGCGCCGCGTCGATTTTCGCGATTCTGCGGGCCGGGTGATCGTCAGTGCGGCGACCACCTGGGCCATGCTCGATCGCACTTCGGGGCGCCCCGCGCGGGTGCGCCCCGAAGTGATCGCGCCGTTCCTCTGA
- a CDS encoding S9 family peptidase codes for MRYAAFLSAASLALSAPLHAQNSEGTTVPQPTSPPTAEKRDHSYSHHGITISDPYHWLRDQSYPTIDDEDVLDHLKAENAWFEARMKPQQPLVDELFAEMKARIKEDDSTVPQRRGDYLYWSEFEEGAEYRKYYRKPVAGGDDVLILDENALAEGVEYFRLGAFSVSQNGRYLAYSADTNGSERFTARIKDLETGELLPDEIPGTLSDLVWVKNDTALVYGTADDNWRVHDATMHVLGTPVSEDVELYRETMDEGFRVGTGLSAQEDWLIISTGDNETSEVRLVPASDPTAEQVLVKPRQKGVEYDVDVRDGMVWVHTNDDHVNFRLATAKLETPGDWTTLISGSDEFYLTGFELFKDFYVTEGRLRGLDQIQLRSYKNANLVKPIAFAEASFSAGLSNNPEYDQDTLRLAYESMVTPDSVYDYHVATGELELLKQQEIPSGYDPALYTTERVEIAARDGTMVPVSIIMRKDRPKTVPLHLYAYGAYGYAVPPGFSTSRLSLVDRGYAYAIAHIRGGDDLGRKWYLQGKLNERTNTFNDFVDVAKGLVAKGYTEKGRISISGGSAGGELMGAVVNTDPELWGAVVAHVPFVDVLSTMLDGELPLTPGEWPEWGNPILSKQAFAYILSYSPYDQVTAQDYPPMLVTAGLNDPRVTYWEPAKWVAKLREVKTGDSELLLKTNMGAGHGGKSGRFQSIYETAEEVAFILWQMGEAE; via the coding sequence ATGCGATACGCCGCGTTCCTATCTGCCGCATCGCTGGCGCTCAGCGCGCCGCTCCACGCCCAGAACTCCGAAGGGACCACAGTGCCACAGCCGACTTCGCCGCCGACTGCCGAAAAACGCGACCACAGCTATTCGCATCACGGGATCACGATTTCCGACCCCTATCATTGGCTGCGTGACCAGTCCTATCCGACGATCGACGACGAGGACGTGCTCGACCATCTGAAGGCCGAAAACGCGTGGTTCGAAGCGCGGATGAAGCCGCAGCAGCCGCTGGTCGACGAATTGTTCGCGGAGATGAAGGCGCGCATCAAGGAAGACGATTCCACCGTGCCGCAGCGCCGCGGGGATTATCTCTACTGGTCGGAGTTCGAGGAAGGCGCGGAATACCGCAAATATTACCGCAAGCCGGTTGCCGGGGGCGACGACGTCCTGATCCTCGACGAGAACGCGCTGGCCGAGGGGGTCGAATATTTCCGCCTGGGTGCGTTTTCGGTGTCGCAGAACGGCCGCTACCTCGCCTATTCGGCCGATACCAACGGCTCCGAACGCTTCACCGCGCGGATCAAGGACCTGGAAACGGGCGAACTGCTGCCCGACGAGATTCCCGGCACGCTGTCGGACCTCGTCTGGGTGAAGAACGACACGGCGCTGGTCTATGGCACTGCGGACGACAATTGGCGCGTCCACGATGCGACCATGCATGTCCTCGGCACGCCGGTCAGCGAAGACGTCGAACTCTACCGCGAAACCATGGATGAGGGTTTTCGCGTCGGCACCGGCCTGTCGGCACAGGAAGACTGGCTGATCATTTCGACCGGCGACAACGAGACCAGCGAAGTCCGCTTGGTGCCCGCCAGCGATCCCACGGCGGAGCAGGTGCTGGTCAAGCCGCGGCAGAAGGGCGTCGAATACGATGTCGATGTGCGCGACGGGATGGTGTGGGTCCATACCAATGACGATCACGTCAATTTCCGGCTGGCGACCGCCAAGCTCGAGACGCCGGGCGACTGGACCACGCTGATTTCCGGATCGGACGAGTTTTACCTGACCGGTTTCGAACTGTTCAAGGACTTCTATGTCACCGAAGGGCGACTGCGCGGGCTCGACCAGATCCAGCTGCGGTCCTACAAGAATGCCAATCTGGTCAAGCCGATCGCCTTTGCCGAGGCCAGCTTCAGCGCAGGGCTGAGCAACAATCCCGAATACGATCAGGACACCCTGCGGCTGGCCTACGAGAGCATGGTCACGCCCGATTCGGTCTATGACTACCACGTCGCCACGGGCGAGCTCGAGCTGCTCAAGCAGCAGGAAATCCCCAGCGGTTACGACCCCGCGCTCTACACCACCGAGCGCGTCGAAATCGCCGCGCGCGACGGCACGATGGTTCCGGTCAGCATCATCATGCGCAAGGACCGGCCGAAGACCGTTCCGCTGCACCTCTATGCCTACGGCGCCTATGGCTACGCGGTGCCGCCGGGCTTCTCGACCTCGCGGCTGAGCCTGGTCGATCGCGGCTATGCCTACGCCATCGCGCATATCCGCGGCGGCGACGACCTGGGCCGCAAGTGGTACCTGCAGGGCAAGCTCAACGAGCGCACCAACACGTTCAACGATTTCGTCGACGTGGCGAAGGGACTGGTCGCCAAGGGCTATACCGAGAAAGGCCGGATCAGCATTTCGGGCGGTTCGGCGGGCGGCGAGCTGATGGGCGCGGTGGTCAACACCGATCCCGAGCTGTGGGGCGCGGTGGTGGCGCATGTGCCCTTCGTCGATGTGCTGTCGACCATGCTCGACGGAGAGTTGCCGCTGACGCCGGGCGAATGGCCCGAATGGGGTAACCCGATCCTGAGCAAGCAGGCCTTCGCCTACATCCTCAGCTACAGCCCCTATGACCAGGTGACCGCGCAGGATTACCCGCCGATGCTGGTGACCGCCGGCCTCAACGACCCGCGCGTTACCTATTGGGAACCCGCCAAATGGGTGGCCAAGCTCCGCGAGGTAAAGACCGGCGACAGCGAGCTGCTGCTCAAGACCAATATGGGCGCGGGCCACGGCGGCAAGTCGGGCCGTTTCCAGTCGATCTACGAAACCGCCGAAGAGGTCGCCTTCATCCTGTGGCAGATGGGCGAGGCCGAGTGA
- a CDS encoding aminopeptidase P family protein, whose product MLMQTHEARLDGLRKELARRGLDGFVIPISDEHMSEYVGSYAQRLNWLTGFGGSAGSAAVLQDRAAMFTDGRYTVQVREQVSGALYDYEDVPATSPAKWIAEHAPEGAKIGYDAWLHGIGWAEEAEAAFARKGIELVPVDGNPIDAIWDDRPQASLATAVPHGDEHAGRSSADKRSEVADWLKQEGYDATVVSALDSVAWLLNMRGSDVDNTPVALSYVLAHADGTAELFIAPDKVTPELTQHLGNAVTVRDRAEFVPALEALDGKRVAVDPNHAVAGIFHALEQGGASVVRTDDPTVLPKAIKNPAEQQGHRDAQSRDGAAVARFLRWLGIEAPKGGVDELAAAAKLREFREAGGLLKDASFDTISAAAGHAALPHYKVDEDSNIPIPPSSIYLVDSGGQYLDGTTDITRTVWIGPGEPSAEMVERNTRVLKGHIQLDMQKFPDRTTGGALDALARMHLWNGGVDYGHGTGHGVGSFLSVHEGPQRISKPGGAFPGTETPLREGMILSNEPGYYKPGEYGIRIENLVLVVDAGLADSEGKYLGFETLTMVPLDRTLVDPALLSEAEIGWWNDYHTAVYATLAPQLEGDDLAWLEEQCAPL is encoded by the coding sequence ATGCTGATGCAGACCCATGAAGCCCGTCTTGACGGATTGCGCAAGGAACTGGCCCGCCGCGGCCTCGACGGCTTCGTCATTCCCATCTCGGACGAGCATATGAGCGAATATGTCGGCTCCTATGCCCAGCGGCTCAACTGGCTGACCGGTTTCGGCGGCAGCGCCGGAAGTGCCGCCGTGCTGCAGGACCGCGCAGCGATGTTCACCGACGGGCGCTATACCGTCCAGGTGCGCGAGCAGGTCAGCGGGGCGCTGTACGATTACGAGGATGTGCCCGCCACATCGCCCGCCAAATGGATCGCCGAGCACGCGCCCGAGGGGGCAAAGATCGGCTATGACGCATGGCTGCACGGGATCGGCTGGGCCGAGGAGGCCGAAGCCGCGTTCGCACGCAAGGGCATCGAACTGGTCCCGGTGGACGGCAATCCGATCGATGCGATCTGGGACGACCGTCCGCAGGCCTCGCTGGCCACAGCGGTGCCGCATGGCGACGAGCATGCCGGACGGTCGAGCGCCGACAAGCGTTCCGAAGTGGCCGACTGGCTCAAGCAGGAAGGGTATGATGCGACCGTCGTCAGCGCGCTCGATTCGGTCGCGTGGCTGCTGAACATGCGCGGCAGCGATGTCGACAACACTCCGGTCGCGCTGTCCTATGTCCTGGCGCATGCCGATGGAACCGCCGAACTGTTCATCGCGCCCGACAAGGTCACGCCCGAACTCACCCAGCATCTCGGCAATGCGGTGACGGTGCGCGACCGCGCGGAATTCGTACCCGCGCTCGAGGCGCTGGACGGCAAGCGGGTCGCGGTCGATCCGAACCATGCGGTGGCGGGCATCTTCCACGCGCTGGAACAGGGCGGCGCCAGCGTGGTGCGCACCGACGATCCGACCGTGCTGCCCAAGGCGATCAAGAACCCAGCCGAACAGCAGGGCCACCGCGATGCCCAGTCGCGCGATGGTGCCGCCGTGGCGCGGTTCCTGCGCTGGCTCGGCATCGAAGCGCCCAAGGGCGGCGTCGACGAGCTCGCCGCGGCGGCCAAGCTGCGCGAATTCCGCGAAGCGGGCGGCCTGCTCAAGGATGCGAGCTTCGATACGATCAGTGCCGCAGCGGGCCATGCCGCGCTGCCGCATTACAAGGTCGATGAAGACAGCAATATCCCGATCCCGCCGTCGTCGATCTACCTCGTCGATTCGGGCGGCCAGTATCTCGACGGCACCACCGACATCACCCGTACCGTGTGGATCGGCCCGGGCGAACCCAGCGCCGAGATGGTCGAGCGCAACACGCGCGTGCTCAAAGGCCATATCCAGCTCGACATGCAGAAATTCCCCGATCGCACCACGGGCGGCGCGCTCGACGCGCTGGCCCGGATGCATCTGTGGAACGGCGGGGTCGATTACGGCCACGGCACCGGGCATGGCGTCGGCAGCTTCCTCTCGGTCCACGAGGGCCCGCAGCGGATCAGCAAGCCGGGCGGCGCCTTCCCCGGCACCGAAACCCCGCTGCGCGAGGGGATGATCCTGTCGAACGAGCCCGGTTACTACAAGCCCGGCGAATACGGCATCCGGATCGAGAACCTCGTGCTGGTGGTCGATGCGGGTCTTGCGGACAGCGAGGGCAAGTATCTCGGCTTCGAAACGCTGACGATGGTTCCGCTCGACCGGACGCTGGTCGACCCCGCTCTGCTCAGCGAGGCCGAAATCGGCTGGTGGAACGACTATCACACCGCGGTCTACGCCACGCTCGCCCCGCAGCTCGAAGGCGATGATCTCGCTTGGCTCGAGGAGCAATGCGCGCCCTTGTAG
- a CDS encoding VOC family protein, translating to MIGYVTVGTNDLERAARFYDPIAAELGVGRMMDFDSFIAWGNMDGAAGIAATKPFDGEAATVGNGTMVALQAQDRDQVQRLYDIALANGGTSEGEPGPRGEPDANGMVFYAAYFRDPDGNKLNAFLMDKVT from the coding sequence ATGATCGGATATGTGACAGTGGGGACCAACGATCTCGAGCGAGCGGCTCGGTTCTACGATCCCATCGCGGCCGAACTGGGCGTGGGGCGGATGATGGATTTCGACAGCTTCATCGCCTGGGGCAATATGGACGGCGCGGCGGGTATCGCTGCGACCAAGCCATTCGATGGCGAAGCGGCGACCGTCGGCAATGGCACCATGGTGGCCCTGCAGGCGCAGGACCGCGATCAGGTGCAGCGGCTGTACGACATCGCGCTGGCCAACGGCGGCACCAGCGAGGGTGAACCGGGTCCCCGCGGCGAACCCGACGCCAACGGCATGGTCTTCTATGCGGCCTATTTCCGCGATCCCGATGGCAACAAGCTCAACGCTTTCCTGATGGACAAGGTGACCTGA
- a CDS encoding cupin, whose translation MARPHRLADSFIHLGLGATAVPQPPFDGLEWYEAYGERHGADGREGRLVGQHHFTESWASWEMHPLGEEVVICTAGTMVLTQEFPEGRRESTTLAAGEYAINPAGVWHIADIDSEATAIFITAGEGTRHRPRCLAAR comes from the coding sequence ATGGCCCGGCCGCACCGTCTCGCCGACAGTTTCATCCATCTGGGTCTGGGCGCGACGGCGGTGCCGCAGCCGCCCTTCGACGGGCTCGAATGGTACGAAGCCTATGGCGAGCGGCACGGGGCCGACGGGCGCGAGGGGCGGCTGGTCGGCCAGCACCACTTTACCGAAAGCTGGGCCAGCTGGGAAATGCACCCGCTGGGCGAGGAAGTGGTGATCTGCACCGCGGGCACGATGGTGCTGACGCAGGAATTTCCCGAAGGGCGCCGCGAAAGCACGACGCTGGCGGCGGGGGAGTATGCCATCAATCCCGCGGGCGTGTGGCATATTGCCGATATCGATAGCGAAGCCACCGCCATATTCATCACTGCGGGCGAGGGCACCCGGCACCGGCCCCGCTGCCTTGCAGCGCGATGA
- a CDS encoding response regulator, whose amino-acid sequence MTEPASTSILLVDDERSLREPLAEYLTRQGFVVREADSAAQARTLLAQELPDLALLDIMMPGEDGLSLCRHLVESRGLPTILLTAKGEAMDRIIGLEIGADDYVTKPFEPRELVARIRSVLRRAERPAAVADEEFLYRFEDWHLDPLKRRLTDPDNALVPLSTAEFRMLRAFCDHPRQVLDRDRLLDMVQGREAQLFDRAVDNQISRLRRKIETDSRNPHFIQTVRGGGYRFGAEVTRVARNDNA is encoded by the coding sequence ATGACCGAACCCGCGTCCACCTCCATCCTGCTCGTCGATGACGAACGCAGCCTGCGCGAACCCCTGGCGGAGTATCTTACCCGCCAGGGGTTCGTCGTGCGCGAGGCGGACAGCGCCGCGCAGGCACGCACGCTGCTGGCGCAGGAATTGCCGGACCTCGCGCTGCTCGACATCATGATGCCCGGCGAAGACGGCCTGTCGCTGTGCCGCCATCTGGTCGAGAGCCGCGGCCTGCCGACGATCCTGCTCACCGCCAAGGGCGAAGCCATGGACCGGATCATCGGCCTGGAAATCGGCGCCGACGACTATGTCACCAAGCCTTTCGAACCGCGCGAACTGGTGGCGCGCATCCGCTCGGTGCTGCGCCGTGCCGAACGGCCTGCCGCCGTGGCCGACGAGGAATTCCTCTATCGGTTCGAAGACTGGCATCTCGACCCGCTCAAGCGCCGCCTAACCGATCCCGACAATGCGCTGGTGCCGCTTTCGACTGCCGAGTTCCGCATGCTGCGCGCCTTTTGCGATCACCCGCGGCAGGTGCTCGACCGCGACCGGTTGCTCGATATGGTTCAGGGGCGCGAAGCCCAGCTATTCGACCGCGCAGTCGACAACCAGATCAGCCGGCTAAGGCGCAAGATCGAAACCGACAGCCGCAACCCGCATTTCATCCAGACCGTACGCGGCGGCGGCTATCGCTTCGGTGCCGAGGTCACGCGCGTCGCGCGCAACGACAACGCATGA
- a CDS encoding sensor histidine kinase: MTRFLPRSLLGQVMLALAAALLIAQAISATMLYRAASERRELAVTSAASFQLLVGQRRDLRDERRRRARPPSGRPGPVEDEPFIRLPRSIRFSNSETSPLLSGEERNSAREAAITRQLERQGLEVAEIVVTDRSLESDPLVGQLEQTHPVWDQRLRTAPHELLVVGLRQEGTDGWQVARLAVPPPDRGIVRTLVLQTLILFLVLVGLLYFVLRRITRPLAALADRTRRFGSAGAPEEPLIPSGPQDVRRLIEAHNAMQGRIGSMLDEKDVMLGAIGHDLKTPLAALRVRIESVEDEAARAKMAATIEDITRTLDEILSLARIGRSDAPPEMTELGALAASVIEEFEDLGQPVTLAGGARIAAPVHLTWLKRGLRNLVTNALRYAGTAHVSVLREDGMAVLRVEDEGPGIPEDRIHEMLEPFTRGEASRNRETGGSGLGLTLARAVAEQHGGTLTLANRPEGGLRAEIRIPT; this comes from the coding sequence ATGACGCGTTTCCTGCCCCGTAGCCTGCTCGGACAGGTCATGCTGGCGCTGGCCGCTGCACTGCTGATCGCGCAGGCCATCTCGGCGACCATGCTCTACCGCGCGGCTTCCGAACGGCGCGAGCTTGCCGTGACCAGCGCTGCGAGCTTCCAGCTCCTCGTCGGCCAGCGCCGCGACCTGCGCGACGAACGGCGCCGGCGCGCGCGTCCGCCATCGGGCCGGCCCGGCCCCGTCGAAGACGAACCGTTCATCCGCCTGCCGCGCAGCATCCGTTTCTCGAACAGCGAGACCAGCCCGCTGCTCTCCGGCGAAGAACGCAATTCGGCGCGCGAGGCCGCGATCACGCGCCAGCTTGAACGCCAGGGCCTGGAAGTGGCCGAAATCGTCGTCACCGACCGCTCGCTGGAGTCGGATCCGCTTGTCGGCCAGCTGGAGCAGACCCACCCCGTATGGGACCAGCGCCTGCGCACCGCGCCGCATGAATTGCTGGTGGTCGGCTTGCGGCAGGAGGGCACCGATGGCTGGCAGGTCGCCCGCCTCGCCGTGCCGCCCCCCGATCGCGGCATCGTCCGCACCCTCGTTCTGCAGACGCTGATCCTGTTCCTGGTGCTCGTCGGTCTGCTCTATTTCGTGCTGCGCCGAATTACCCGCCCACTCGCCGCGCTGGCCGACCGCACCCGGCGGTTCGGGAGCGCGGGCGCGCCCGAGGAACCGCTGATACCCAGCGGCCCGCAGGATGTCCGCCGACTGATCGAAGCGCATAATGCGATGCAGGGACGGATCGGGTCGATGCTCGACGAAAAGGACGTCATGCTCGGCGCCATCGGGCATGATCTGAAAACCCCGCTCGCCGCGCTGCGGGTGCGCATCGAAAGCGTCGAGGACGAGGCCGCGCGCGCGAAAATGGCGGCGACGATCGAGGACATTACCCGCACGCTCGACGAGATCCTTTCGCTCGCGCGGATCGGGCGCAGCGATGCGCCGCCCGAAATGACCGAGCTCGGCGCGCTGGCCGCGTCGGTGATCGAGGAATTCGAGGATTTGGGCCAGCCGGTCACGCTTGCCGGCGGCGCACGCATCGCCGCCCCGGTGCATCTCACCTGGCTCAAGCGCGGGCTGCGCAATCTCGTCACCAATGCGCTGCGCTATGCCGGCACGGCGCATGTCAGCGTGCTGCGCGAGGACGGTATGGCGGTGCTGCGGGTGGAGGACGAGGGCCCGGGCATTCCCGAGGACCGCATTCACGAAATGCTCGAGCCCTTCACGCGCGGCGAGGCCAGCCGCAATCGTGAAACCGGCGGCTCCGGGCTGGGCCTGACGCTGGCGCGCGCGGTGGCCGAACAGCATGGCGGGACGTTGACGCTCGCCAACCGTCCCGAAGGCGGATTGCGCGCCGAAATCCGCATTCCGACCTAG